The following nucleotide sequence is from Salvia miltiorrhiza cultivar Shanhuang (shh) chromosome 7, IMPLAD_Smil_shh, whole genome shotgun sequence.
tacaaagtttgggtttgtcacggggaagcaccgctgtctatgccgagagaacatgctataatgaatgaggatgatggattatacaataactacgaaaggatggtgcatgaccatgctggacctagtaattatcaagatcctccaaatctggagcagccgcccaataatgacgctcaacagatttataacatgttggatgcagcggatactccattgtacgcaggatgtgacacgtactcacaattaagttggatgactcaattcatgagcataaagactgaaagccacatgtcagagaggacttacaatcagatgtcttcgatgatgaaagctgctttaccagagggtaacaactgtccagaagacttctatagtacgaaaagaaatctacgtggtttgggtttgccagtagagaagatcgattgctgtgttaataactgcatgttgtattggggggaaactagtgagctacatacttgtatgttctgtgaccaatcacgatataaggacagcttgcgtgcatctgggagtcgcagaaagaaacaagtgcccgctaaacagatgcactattttcccttgacgccccgattgcagagattgtttgcatctcctgcaactgctgaacaaatgcggtggcatgcgacctccacagacgatgggataatgcgccacccggccgactctccggcatggaaacatttgaattcagtctttcctggattcgccgatgagattagaaatgtgagattgggcctctctacagatggttttgccccatttgcacaatcagggcgtcaatattcttcttggccagttattgtcacgccgtataacctgcctccgtggttgtgcatgaaagaacaattcatgttcctcacagtcctcgtgcctggcccatcaaacccaaagatgaagttggacgtattcttacagccattgatacacgagttaaaatctctgtgggaggttggtgtgaacacttacgacatatcgttgaagcaaaattttcagatgcgagcagctctgatatggactatcagtgattttccagcgtacgctatgttgtctgggtggggtacagctgggaaattggcatgtccacattgcatggagaatacagaagcattcactttgccgatgagtggaaaacaatcgtggtttgataatcatcggaagttcttacctcctaaccatgtgtttaggagaaacaaaacttcattcttgaggaataagacatgcaatgttggtccaccagaacaaagatcaggaatacaaatcttgaatcaaatcgaggggttaggcttcgtgaaggttaccgaagacttcgatggcaggaacgctcaactcgccaaatatcaagatgtagggtggaaaaagaaaagcatattttgggatctaccctattggagatatcttttgattcgacataatctggatgtcatgcacattgagaaaaatgtgtttgataacgtgtttaatactgtcctgaatgtgaaggggaagacaaaagatacagaaaaatctagagaagaattgaacaccttctgcaagcggaaagagttgaagaaagtggatggaactcgagggtatctgaaagcatgttatacgcttgacagggaagagaagaagatcttactccaatggatcaagagtcttaagtttcccgatgggtacgtgtcaaatattagtagatgcgttgacatgaacgccctgaagatgcacaacatgaatGGCATGCTGCACATGGATGAGCGCGAATGGCAtgctgcacacatgtatattttgagcaattgtgcagaggttgcagagacatatagcaagtgagtattctcgttcaatttacgtataagaagtgttcatcatatataggtgttaacatatttatttgattctttgtatccaaggatcttcaaggaggaaaaacgatatgcaaatccttacatgactgatgcagagtttgaagtcgcgtttcacaacgagtttattctgtggtttaaccattacgtaagagacgataaatttatgttaaatatacatttacttactctaaaattggctagcaaacttaaatgatatttgtgtgaaacaggtttgtcgtccttgtaacgacgagttgaacccttatattaggtcgcttgcagctggaccattaagggagattgaaacatactccggctatttcgtgaatggctacaggtttcacacaactgatcatgatagagagagtgcgactgtgaacagtggcATTTGCATAAAAGGTTCGGTctatggtagt
It contains:
- the LOC130992454 gene encoding uncharacterized protein LOC130992454, with amino-acid sequence MSDNRTWMYARYNDRTAFETGLEFFLEWAFNQTAYTDGQGNIRCPCKKCKNQAYLDVPTVREHVSRRGFVLNYKVWVCHGEAPLSMPREHAIMNEDDGLYNNYERMVHDHAGPSNYQDPPNLEQPPNNDAQQIYNMLDAADTPLYAGCDTYSQLSWMTQFMSIKTESHMSERTYNQMSSMMKAALPEGNNCPEDFYSTKRNLRGLGLPVEKIDCCVNNCMLYWGETSELHTCMFCDQSRYKDSLRASGSRRKKQVPAKQMHYFPLTPRLQRLFASPATAEQMRWHATSTDDGIMRHPADSPAWKHLNSVFPGFADEIRNVRLGLSTDGFAPFAQSGRQYSSWPVIVTPYNLPPWLCMKEQFMFLTVLVPGPSNPKMKLDVFLQPLIHELKSLWEVGVNTYDISLKQNFQMRAALIWTISDFPAYAMLSGWGTAGKLACPHCMENTEAFTLPMSGKQSWFDNHRKFLPPNHVFRRNKTSFLRNKTCNVGPPEQRSGIQILNQIEGLGFVKVTEDFDGRNAQLAKYQDVGWKKKSIFWDLPYWRYLLIRHNLDVMHIEKNVFDNVFNTVLNVKGKTKDTEKSREELNTFCKRKELKKVDGTRGYLKACYTLDREEKKILLQWIKSLKFPDGYVSNISRCVDMNALKMHNMNGMLHMDEREWHAAHMYILSNCAEVAETYSKIFKEEKRYANPYMTDAEFEVAFHNEFILWFNHYVCRPCNDELNPYIRSLAAGPLREIETYSGYFVNGYRFHTTDHDRESATVNSGICIKGSVYGSDRDVLDFYGRLQEVCVLEYPGYPIKQTVLFNCEWFDLSAQGTSIDTDFKLVSLNHTRRYKKYDPFVLASQVVQVFHCPYPSTNQSKKNWWSACKVNARSKVEVSTAASTSTLDQPFQEEVVTIMPTHTSVGIEQPLLLHPLGGVVEIEDDDEAKDDDSPLTSNDSDDDSSDAYE